Genomic window (bacterium):
GAAGAGGACCTGGCCGCGGAGCGCAGCCTGCAGGTTGGCCATCAGCAACGAGGCGGGCAGTCCCTTGCCGGACACGTCGCCCAGGGCCACCGCCAGGGTGCCGTCGTCCAGCGGCACGAAATCGAAATAATCGCCGCCGACGTCGCGGGCCGGCACGCTCACGGCCGCCATGTCGTAACCGGGCGCGTCCGGCGGCGCATCCGGCAGCAGCCGCTGCTGGATCTCCTTCGCCAGGCGCAGCTCCTCGCGCATGCGCTCGTGCCGCTGGCTGACCTCGTAGAGGCGCGCATTCTCGATCACCTGGGCCGACTGCATGGCGATGATGCTCAGCAGCCGCTGGTCCTCCTCGTCGAAGCCGCCCCCGTCGCCGCCAGCGCCGCGCTTGTTGTAGACCGAGAGGACGCCGATCACCTCCATCCTCAGCAGCAGCGGCACGCAGAGCAGGGAGTGCACGGTCTCGGGGAGGTCCTCCGCGCGCAGGCGCTCGTCGTGGCGCGGGTCGTTGGCGAGCAGGGGCCTGCGATGGTGCTGCATCCAGCCCTGCAGGTGCAGGTCGAGGTGATAGCGCTCGCGCGTGACGGCGCTGCCCATGGCCCGGCAGACGGTCTTGGCGGGATCGGGCGTGTCGTGGCCCACCAGCGATATCACCGCCTGCTCGGCGCCGGTCGTGCGGCGCGCGCGGTCGACGATCCGGTCCAGGATGTATTCCGCATCGAAGGACGCGCCGATCTCGGCGGCGAGCTCGTTCAGCACCGACAGCTCCTCGACGGCGCGCTGCAGGGCCGTGTTGCGCGCCAGGAGGTCGTCGTAGGACTGCGCGGTCCTGTCCGGTCTGGTGGGGTGACGGGG
Coding sequences:
- a CDS encoding SpoIIE family protein phosphatase, with translation MPRHPTRPDRTAQSYDDLLARNTALQRAVEELSVLNELAAEIGASFDAEYILDRIVDRARRTTGAEQAVISLVGHDTPDPAKTVCRAMGSAVTRERYHLDLHLQGWMQHHRRPLLANDPRHDERLRAEDLPETVHSLLCVPLLLRMEVIGVLSVYNKRGAGGDGGGFDEEDQRLLSIIAMQSAQVIENARLYEVSQRHERMREELRLAKEIQQRLLPDAPPDAPGYDMAAVSVPARDVGGDYFDFVPLDDGTLAVALGDVSGKGLPASLLMANLQAALRGQVLFERSPAACARRVNRMLHCCTDPHLFATLFLGILDLRHHRITTCNAGHERPLLCRNGEIVGRPRDGGVPLGMLEDFPYREQTIELESGDTLVIFSDGVTDAESADGEPFTEDRFLAVVSAAGGEPARVVLDRVVEAVHEHTRGTDPFDDVTLLVVRRTP